The nucleotide window TTCTCTAAATTCTTTAACTCTGCAATTGGGGTGAAATCACCGATTTTTTTACAGTTCTCTATTTCTAGAACTCTCAAGCTTTTTGATAGATCTTTAATATCCTTCAAATCATTAAAGGATCTTAAATAGTAAAGACCGAGCTTTCCCAAAATCCCCAATCCTTCTACCCCTTTTAATGAGATGATATTAGACTGGATCAGCTCCAGGAATTCCAGGTTCTTAAGTCCTGAAAATTGTTCAAGATTCTTAGTTATAGGCTTGTAGCTCCAGAGCACCATTTCTTTTAAGTTCTCAAGAGTCCCTAATTCCTTTGCTTTGGGTGGAAGCTGCCCATAAAGCACTTCAAGCGAAGGAATCCTTTCAAAATCAATCTCCAGAGATGGTCTCGTTTCATTAATTGACAGTGACTTTAGTTTTTTTAAATGGTAAAGTCCTGAAACATCTTTTAAGTCTTCACCCCCAAGGGAAACCAACTCAATGTCAGGGCATTCACTTAAAAAATCTACTTGAGCCAGCTCATAAGAAATATCGACATTATTTATCTGATGTTCTTGAATATAGGCTATTGATTCCGTGATATTGTCCACATTAATTTTCACTGATACTTCGCCGTCGTCATCAATCCGTATTCTTACATTGCCTTCCTTTAAAAATTTGACCATTTTGCACAACCTTTATATTTTTTCAATCAGCCACTTTGTTTTCCTGGCCTGGTAAGTCATTGTTATTGTTCTATCAGTAACCCATTTTAAATCACCTAAATATTGATTGAAAATCAGTTCATGCGGCCTCTCCTGGAGGACTTTTTTGCTTTTTATCAATTCACCTGATTTCTTGTCCCTGATGTTCAGCGTTGCACTAAAATAGTCTATGTCATGCGTACAAAACATCTCTGCCATATACTTTCTGTCAGGTGAGGATCTTTGTGCCCAAGTATACTCATTTACATAGTTTCGCTCTTTTATTTCAGCTGTGATCCGGTTGAAGACATCATGTTCCCATGAATACTCATTCGCAACTTTAACGATTCCCTCATCGATTTTATTTAGAATAAGTGTTTTTTTATCAAAATCGGATAGAGAAAAATATGAATCTACGTCCAACTTTACCGAAACCTCAGTGAAACCATCTGTGGTGGTCTGCACTCCATCTCCTGGAAATTCCACACAATTGATCATAATTTTCTTTGACCTGTCATTCGGAAAGCGACCTAGTAAAAAAGTGTACAAACCGGCTATGCACCTAACCTGGTCTCGAAACAGCATTCTTTTTCTCTTCCAACCTTCTTCATAATCAAAGCGTAACGCTTCGGTCTCAGTAAGAGAATGCCTGGCCATTACCCTTTTGATATCTTCGTCTTTTTTTATATAAGGTAAATCCAAATCAATATCTCTAAGTAAAATAGAGGCCAGCCCCCTTTTGTGTTCTTAAGCTAATAATAGCACCAGCACGTTTGTAAGAATATGTATTTAAAGAACTATTTTTAACCCGACTTTCCCCCTTTCCCGGGAAATATCGACAAAAAAGCTGGCGAATAAATCGCCAGCTTTCGCTATTATCTCTTATTCAATTCTTCAACAAGCAATTTGTTGACTAATGGCGGGTTTGCCTGACCTTTTGTTGCTTTCATGATTTGGCTGACAAGGAAGCCTTTGGCTTTGTCCTTGCCACCTTTGAAATCTTCTACAGATTGTGGGTTCGCATCGATGATTTCAGTGATGATCTTGAGCAGCTCGCCTTCGTCGGAGATTTGGACAAGCCCCTTCTCTTTGACGATTTTCTCTGGGTCGCCGCCGTTTTCGATCAATTCCTTGAATACCTGCTTCGCGATTTTGGAGGAAATCGTGCCGTTCTCGATCAACTTGATCAAGCCAGCAAGCCCTTCAGGAGTCAGTGCTGTTTCATGCAGCTCTTTTGATTCTGATTTCAAGTAGGCTGAGAATTCGCCCATCAGCCAGTTGGATGCCTGCTTTGGATCGGCTCCTGCTTTAACGGCAGATTCAAAGAAATCAGCCATTTCTTTTGATACCGTTAAAACTTCTGCATCATAAGCCGGCAGTCCCATCTCCTCGACATATCGCTTTTTCCGCTCGTCTGGCAGTTCAGGGATTTCCGCACGAACCCTTGCCTTCCACTCTTCATCAATATAAAGATCCGGAAGATCGGGCTCAGGGAAATAACGATAGTCATCTGAGCCTTCTTTTACGCGCATCAGGATCGTGGTGTTCGTCGCTTCATCAAATCGCCGTGTCTCCTGCTGGATTTCACGCCCAGCAAGGATTTCCTCTTCCTGACGCTTTTCTTCATGTTCAAGCCCTCTGCGGACAAAGTTAAACGAGTTCAGGTTCTTAAGCTCCGTTTTCGTGCCGAATTCCTTTTGCCCGACCGGCCTGATCGAGATGTTTGCATCACAGCGGAGTGAACCCTCTTCCATTTTACAATCCGATACCCCCGTGTATTGGATGATTGACTTTAACTTCTCAAGATACGCATATGCCTCATCCGGAGTGCGTATATCGGGCTCCGATACGATCTCAACAAGCGGTGTTCCCTGGCGATTGTAGTCCACCAACGAATAGCCAGTGCCGTGTGTCAGCTTGCCGGCATCCTCTTCCATATGGATACGGGTAATACCGATTTTCTTTTTATAGCCATTAACCTCGATTTCGATCCAACCATTCTCACCGATCGGCTTATCGAACTGGGAAATCTGGTAGGCGTCTTCGGGTTGTCCGGGTAAAAATAGTTCTTGCGGTCGAATTTCGTATGTTCTGCGACTTCGCAGTTCAAAGCCATAGCGGCTTTCATAGCGTACTCAACCGCTTTTTTATTCACGACCGGCAGTACTCCAGGATATCCAAGGTCGATTACGCTTGTATTCGTATTCGGCTCGGCACCAAAATGGTTCGGACTCGCCGAAAAGATTTTTGATTCTGTTTTTAATTCAACATGGACCTCAAGGCCAATTACCGTTTCAAACTTCATCATTTTCACCCCTTTAAAGCTCAGGTTTTTGTTTATGGAAATCTGTTGCCTGCTCGAATGCATGGGCAACTTTATATACAGTACTTTCATCGAAATGACGTCCGATGATTTGCAGGCCAAGCGGCAGACCTTTGTCAAAGCCGCACGGAACCGAGATGGCTGGCACGCCTGCAAGGTTGACCGGGATCGTCAGAATATCATTCGCATACATTGTCATCGGGTCTCTTGTGTTCTCGCCAAGTTTGAATGCCGGCGTAGGTGCAGTAGGACCAATAATGACATCATATTGCTCGAATACTTTCTCAAAGTCCTGCTTGATCAGCGTGCGGACCTTCTGTGCTTTTTTATAATAAGCATCATAATAACCAGAGCTCAGCGCGAACGTACCAAGCATGATCCGGCGCTTAACTTCCTCACCGAAGCCTTCCTCACGCGTCATCTTGTACATATCGAGCAGATTCTCCGCGTTCGGTGAACGGTAACCATAGCGAACACCATCAAAGCGCGCCAGGTTCGCAGATGCTTCAGAAGATGACAGCAAGTAATAGGTCGCCAGGGCATACTTCGAGTGTGGCAGGGAAACCTCTTCCCAAGTCGCTCCCATACGCTCGAGGATAATAAGCGCGTCCCTTACTGATTTGCGCACTTCTTCGTTTACACCTTCGCCAAGATACTCCTTAGGCACAGCGATTCTTAACCCTTTTATATCACCAGTCAAAGAAGCGATATAGTCAGGGATGTCCACTTTGGCGGAAGTCGAATCCATTTCATCGTGTCCCGCGATCGCTTTTAACAGAAAAGCATTGTCTTCTACATTTCGTGTGATTGGTCCAATTTGGTCCAAAGAAGACGCAAATGCGATCAATCCAAAGCGGGAAACCAGTCCGTAAGTTGGCTTCATACCTACCACACCACAGAAAGAAGCCGGCTGGCGGATCGAACCTCCTGTATCTGAGCCAAGTGAGAACAGCACTTCACCTGCGGCAACCGATGCAGCCGAACCCCCAGATGAACCACCAGGTACCCGGTCAAGATTCCAGGGATTAAGGGTCTTTTTAAAACCAGAGTTTTCGTTTGAGGATCCCATTGCGAACTCGTCCATATTCAGCTTACCGATCGTCACCGTTTCTGCCTGCTTCAGCTTCTGTGTTACCGTCGCATCGTATATAGGATCAAAGTTTTCGAGAATCTTGCTCGCCGCCGTCGTACGCAGGCCCTTTGTAACGATATTGTCCTTGATGCCAATCGGCAGTCCGTATAACTTGCTCGTTGGCTTGTTCTGGATCACCTTGTCGTCCAATGCCTTCGCCGCTGCCCTTGCGTTTTCTTCATCCAATGTTAAAAACGCCTGGACCTTGCCTTCGACCTCGCCAATCCGCTTGAACGATTCATCGACCAGGTCGGAAACGCTTAGATCTCTTTTATGTATAAGCTCATGAAGCTCCGAAATCTTGTGTTCAAATAAACTCATCGCCGGTCCTCCTACTCCATAATTCCTGGCACTTTGATCTGTCCATCCTGGTGCTCAGGCGCATTCTTCAAAACCTCTTCACGCGGAAGGCCCTCTTTTGCACGGTCCTCACGCATGACATTCTTTATTTCAAGCACATGTGCAGTTGGTTCAACATTATCCGTATTCAGCTCATTCAACTGCTCAGCATATGTAATGATTTTATCCAGCTGGTCCGTCAGCATTTGCGCTTCCTTTTCTGTAATCGCCAATCTTGCCAGGTGTGCGACATGCTTCACCTGCTCCTCAGAAATCCTTGACATAAAAGCACCTCCATCGTAAATCGTCAGACAATAATAATACTGATCATAGCAAAGTTTTCCACGTTAAAGCAATACAAGCCTTGCTGTTTGTACTATTTTAACATGAGAGGTTAGTGATCGCAGGAAAGAATACATGTTTGTGGAATATTGTTAATATGTAAGTAACGATATAAGTTTTACGAAACTGTAAAGCAATAAGGGGAGATTCGTATTCTTCATTTCATTTTCTATTTCATCGGTGACTTATTTTCCAGTTTAGGGTACAGTCATTCCTTGAATACACAAAAAATTGACCGGAATATAGACCGGTTGAATCAACATGACTGGTTTAGAGGGATTTACAATGATGAAAAGTACCGCCGTTTATTTTTTGTGAACCGCAATGTAAGAGCGTATCTGCAAAGCTCCCTCCGTGTAAACAAAATGATTCGCGATTTAAATGCCCGGGAAAGGTTTATGCGATTATTGGACAAACAACTGCAATAAGGGATGGAATTCAGCTCCACCCCTTTCACTTTGCTGGCGAATCCTAAGTGAAAACTTATTTAATATTACCTGCCGAAGAATGCTCACTGATTCCCAGTGCCATTTTTAAATATTCCACAAATAGAGTGGATTGCTCTTTTATCTTCAAATCTTCCTTCGATAACATGGCATCCTCTACTGCCATGCCGTCTATGAACGCAATGATCGAACGGGCAATGATTTCATGATCAAACCTTGTGCTGAATTCAGCGCTTCTTTGTCCATGTTCAATAATTTGTGCATATAATTTCAAGCCATTATTGTATCGGGTTTTTCCATATGCTCTCCTGTGTTCATCATTTCTTCCTATTATAAAATACTCCAGTTTTGCCGGCGCCAAAGGATCCATTTCATCATCTGGCTTCCCATCCTCGCCAAAGATGGTTTTCATGAGCATATCCCAATAAGAAGTTGCATTTTCTTTAACCATATCCAACGCATCATCCAATTCGCCGGCTAATAATTCTCCCATAATCGCTTCGAACACAGCTTCTTTACTTGCAAAATATTGATACAATCCGCCTCTGCTGACATTCGCAGCGTCCATTATATGCTTCATCGTGGCCCGCTCATATCCATATTCAATGAAGACTTCCTCTGCCGCCTTCAAAATTTCAGCTCGACGCTGCTCCATGTGTTCCTGACTGACTTTCGGAGACATTTACTCTCCCCCCGTTCTATTTTACTTTTAAAAATCAAACCAACTATCGAGACCGCAACCAACAATAATCCAGTGATGATGAATGTCGGGATGACTCCAAGTACTGTGGCAAGCAATCCTCCGGCCAATGGCCCGATGATCGTCGCAGTAGTCGTTACGCTGTTCAAAACACCGAATACTCTGCCTGTCATGTGAACAGGAGTGTCGGTTTGGACTGCTGCCTGAAAAGGAATGAACACCAATCCGACAGAAAAACCGCCAAACAATCCAAGAAGAGGTCCCCATAGCATTGGCAACTCTAAATCAAATACTGTCAATACAGCCATCATACTAAAACTGAGACCAATCCCACAAACTCCAATGAACATCAAAATCAGGGCATTGTAATCTGTTTTCTTAGCCAACAGCATTCCTGTAAAGAACATTCCAAGTCCTGAAGCTGTAACAATATAACCAAAGAGGTCCGGTGAAACATTCGGCAGTTCCCTAAGCAATACGATGATTTGGGAGTCTGAAAGCTGTAAAATCAACAAGCTTACCCCTAACACCAAAACCCCCACGATTAAAAAACGATTTCCTTTAATGAACCTGATGCCTTCCAAGAAATCCTCTTTAAACGAAGCTTCCTTCGGTTCCTCCGAATCGTCCTTTATTGGCATCACTGCCTTTGGCAATGCAAGAAGCAGAAGGGCTGAGAGGACAAAAGTACCAGAGTCGATAAAGAACACCAGCTGGGTGCCAAAAGCTGAGACTAACATTCCGCTCAACAATGGCCCGAGCACCTTCGTTCCTGAATCAATCATCGAGGTAATGGACATTGCGCTTTTCATATTTTCCTGATCTATTATCTCCTTAAGCTTACCGTTCTTTGCCGGGACAAATATAGCTGAAAGCATTCCGAGATCATGAACAGGCAAATGTAAACAGTCCATAAAGAATTGGCAAAAGCAAGAATCAGAATAAGTCCTGCTCTCACTAAGTCTGAAACAATCATTAATGCTTTTCTATTAAACCTGTCAGCAATCGTTCCGGTAAAAGGTCCAAGCAGAGCCATTGGCACCGCCAAACAAAGGATAATCATGGACACCTCCATTGGAGATGCCTCCCACTTCAATCCAACCATCGTTATGATCGCAATGACGCTCAACCAGTCACCAACACTTGATATTAACTGCGCTAGCATTAAGGTAATAAACCCTTTATTTTTTAAAAGACCATTCATCCTCATCCCTCCATTTTTAAAACGACAACAGTGTCGTTTTTCTTAATCTTATTATAACGACACTGATGTCGTTTTTCAACCAACTTTATAAAATTTGGGCTTTTTTTAAAAGTTATTGAAATGGAGGCAAAAAAAAGAGGCAACCTAAAAGGCTGCTTCCCGTCTCTATTTCCCAAATAGCTTCCCAAAGCCAGAAAGGAAACCCTTTTTCTTTTTGGCATGTGCTGTTTGGATCACAGGTTTCTTTTTACCAAGATAAATCTCCTCTTTATCAATCGCATGGTGATGGGCTAAAACAAGCCCAAGTTCAGAATCATAATCCTTATTGGTGACGATCGTAAACTCGATGCCCCGTTTTTCCGCCGCTTTGATGTATTCAGATAAATATGGATATGCTATATTGCCATTTAAAAAGAGATGGGCTTCTCTGTTTTCATCCATAAGCTGCTCGACCTCAGGTTCAACGCCCTTTCTCATTACCTCCCCCTGGGTAAGTGCGATGACGACCCGCTCCCTTATTGTTGTAAGGAATCTCCTTCTTTCATCAGGTTTGGTCTGCTTTGCCCCATGAATTCCCTGCTGTAAGTAATCATCCACATTGCTTTTGCTCAACCGATCCACCTCCAACATATCGCAGCAATTTTTATCCTAGTACTAACTACTTCAATTTTACCCTTCCAATTCCTTTTGAGCTAAGTCTCTGCTTATGCCTCCATGACGGACACAAACTCCGCTTTCCCACTAATTTCTGTCCGTCATGACCTTGATGACGGACACAATTCACGCTCTTCTTCCAGTTTCTGTCCGTCATGACCTTGATGACGGACACAATTCACGCTTTTCCCTCAGTTTCTGTCCGTCATGACCTTGATGACGGACGCAAATCACGCTTTTCCTTCAGTTTCTGTCCGTCATGACCTTGATGACGGACGCAAATCACGCTTTTCCTTCAGTTTCTGTCCGTCATGACCTTGATGACGGACACAAATCACGCTTTTCCCTCAATTTCTGTCCGTCATGACCTTGATGACGGACGCAAATCACGCTTTTCCCTCAATTTCTGTCCGTCATGACCTTGATGACGGACACAATTAACGCTTTTCCTACAGTTTCTGTCCGTCATGACCTTGATGACGGACGCAAATCACGCTTTTCCTTCAGTTTCTGTCCGTCATGACCTTGATGACGGACACAAATCACGCTTTTCCTTCAGTTTCTGTTCGTCATGAACAATACGAAAATGACTTTCATTAATAATATGTATGTTCCCGCCCATAAGTCTGTGCTAGTTTAAGGTTAACCTATTTTGAGCAAAAAAAACCTCCTCTTCGAACCGAAGAGAAGGACACAAATAGGAGAATGCAAGGTGAAAAATCAAAAACTTATGGTAAACCTTCGCCTGAGTTGGAGGGCCCAGGCGGAGAGAAAACCCGTAACTTAAGATCAAGAAGTTGTAAACTGAGCTTCTTCTGTTGATCCTTTAAGCGCAGTAGTTGAGGAAGTTCCACCAGAAATGACCATTGATACATCATCAAAGTAGCCTGTTCCGACTTCGCGCTGGTGTCTTGTTGCAGTGTAGCCATATTGTTCGCTATCGAACTCAGCTTGCTGCAGCTCAGAATATGCAGCCATGCCGCGCTCTTTGTAGCCGCGAGCTAGCTCAAACATACTGTGGTTCAATGCATGGAAGCCAGCAAGTGTGACGAACTGGAACTTGTAGCCCATCTTGCCAAGTTCGACCTGGAACTTCGCAATGGTTTCATCATCCAGCTTCTTTTTCCAGTTGAATGATGGCGAGCAGTTGTAAGCAAGCAGCTTGCCAGGATACTTCGCATGGATTGCTTCAGCAAAGCGGCGTGCTTCGTCCAAATCAGGCTCAGATGTTTCACACCAAACCAAATCTGCATATGGGGCGTAAGCCAAACCACGGGCAATCGCCTGGTCAAGACCTGGTTTCACGCGGAAGAATCCTTCAGGAGTTCTATCGCCAGTGATGAACGGAGCATCATATGGATCCACATCGCTTGTGATCAAATCTGCCGCGTTCGCATCCGTACGAGCTACAATCAAAGTTGGCGTGCCCATGACGTCAGCTGCAAGTCGGGCAGCAATCAGGTTGCGGACTGCTGTCTGTGTTGGAAGCAATACCTTTCCGCCAAGGTGTCCGCATTTCTTTTCAGAAGAAAGCTGGTCCTCAAAGTGAACGCCAGCTGCGCCAGCTTCGATCATGCCCTTCATCAATTCGAAAACATTCAGCTGTCCGCCGAATCCTGCCTCTGCATCTGCCACAATTGGTGCGAACCAGTCGATGGAATCGTCGCCTTCGCCATGTGTGATTTGGTCAGCACGCTGCAGTGCCTGGTTGATGCGTTTAACGACAGCCGGTACGCTGTTCGCCGGGTACAAGCTCTGG belongs to Mesobacillus subterraneus and includes:
- the gatA gene encoding Asp-tRNA(Asn)/Glu-tRNA(Gln) amidotransferase subunit GatA; the protein is MSLFEHKISELHELIHKRDLSVSDLVDESFKRIGEVEGKVQAFLTLDEENARAAAKALDDKVIQNKPTSKLYGLPIGIKDNIVTKGLRTTAASKILENFDPIYDATVTQKLKQAETVTIGKLNMDEFAMGSSNENSGFKKTLNPWNLDRVPGGSSGGSAASVAAGEVLFSLGSDTGGSIRQPASFCGVVGMKPTYGLVSRFGLIAFASSLDQIGPITRNVEDNAFLLKAIAGHDEMDSTSAKVDIPDYIASLTGDIKGLRIAVPKEYLGEGVNEEVRKSVRDALIILERMGATWEEVSLPHSKYALATYYLLSSSEASANLARFDGVRYGYRSPNAENLLDMYKMTREEGFGEEVKRRIMLGTFALSSGYYDAYYKKAQKVRTLIKQDFEKVFEQYDVIIGPTAPTPAFKLGENTRDPMTMYANDILTIPVNLAGVPAISVPCGFDKGLPLGLQIIGRHFDESTVYKVAHAFEQATDFHKQKPEL
- the gatC gene encoding Asp-tRNA(Asn)/Glu-tRNA(Gln) amidotransferase subunit GatC encodes the protein MSRISEEQVKHVAHLARLAITEKEAQMLTDQLDKIITYAEQLNELNTDNVEPTAHVLEIKNVMREDRAKEGLPREEVLKNAPEHQDGQIKVPGIME
- a CDS encoding TetR/AcrR family transcriptional regulator, producing the protein MSPKVSQEHMEQRRAEILKAAEEVFIEYGYERATMKHIMDAANVSRGGLYQYFASKEAVFEAIMGELLAGELDDALDMVKENATSYWDMLMKTIFGEDGKPDDEMDPLAPAKLEYFIIGRNDEHRRAYGKTRYNNGLKLYAQIIEHGQRSAEFSTRFDHEIIARSIIAFIDGMAVEDAMLSKEDLKIKEQSTLFVEYLKMALGISEHSSAGNIK
- a CDS encoding MFS transporter — encoded protein: MDCLHLPVHDLGMLSAIFVPAKNGKLKEIIDQENMKSAMSITSMIDSGTKVLGPLLSGMLVSAFGTQLVFFIDSGTFVLSALLLLALPKAVMPIKDDSEEPKEASFKEDFLEGIRFIKGNRFLIVGVLVLGVSLLILQLSDSQIIVLLRELPNVSPDLFGYIVTASGLGMFFTGMLLAKKTDYNALILMFIGVCGIGLSFSMMAVLTVFDLELPMLWGPLLGLFGGFSVGLVFIPFQAAVQTDTPVHMTGRVFGVLNSVTTTATIIGPLAGGLLATVLGVIPTFIITGLLLVAVSIVGLIFKSKIERGESKCLRKSVRNTWSSVELKF
- a CDS encoding MFS transporter; the encoded protein is MNGLLKNKGFITLMLAQLISSVGDWLSVIAIITMVGLKWEASPMEVSMIILCLAVPMALLGPFTGTIADRFNRKALMIVSDLVRAGLILILAFANSLWTVYICLFMISECFQLYLSRQRTVSLRR
- a CDS encoding YueI family protein produces the protein MDRLSKSNVDDYLQQGIHGAKQTKPDERRRFLTTIRERVVIALTQGEVMRKGVEPEVEQLMDENREAHLFLNGNIAYPYLSEYIKAAEKRGIEFTIVTNKDYDSELGLVLAHHHAIDKEEIYLGKKKPVIQTAHAKKKKGFLSGFGKLFGK
- the aceA gene encoding isocitrate lyase, whose protein sequence is MTQDRVKKLQESWEMENRWAGVERTYSAEDVIKLRGSIDIEYTLARRGAEKLWKLVNEEDFVNALGALTGNQAVQQVKAGLKAIYLSGWQVAADANLSGNMYPDQSLYPANSVPAVVKRINQALQRADQITHGEGDDSIDWFAPIVADAEAGFGGQLNVFELMKGMIEAGAAGVHFEDQLSSEKKCGHLGGKVLLPTQTAVRNLIAARLAADVMGTPTLIVARTDANAADLITSDVDPYDAPFITGDRTPEGFFRVKPGLDQAIARGLAYAPYADLVWCETSEPDLDEARRFAEAIHAKYPGKLLAYNCSPSFNWKKKLDDETIAKFQVELGKMGYKFQFVTLAGFHALNHSMFELARGYKERGMAAYSELQQAEFDSEQYGYTATRHQREVGTGYFDDVSMVISGGTSSTTALKGSTEEAQFTTS